A part of Heliangelus exortis chromosome 3, bHelExo1.hap1, whole genome shotgun sequence genomic DNA contains:
- the AKIRIN2 gene encoding akirin-2 produces MACGATLKRTLDFDPLLSPASPKRRRCAPLSAPASAAASSSFAAASPQKYLRMEPSPFGEVSSRLTTEQILYNIKQEYKRMQKRRHLENNFQQTDPCCSTDAQPHAFLLTGPALPGTSSAASSPLKKEQPLFTLRQVGMICERLLKEREEKIREEYEEILTTKLAEQYDAFVKFTHDQIMRRYGEQPASYVS; encoded by the exons ATGGCTTGCGGCGCCACATTGAAAAGGACTCTGGATTTCGACCCGCTGCTGAGCCCGGCGTCCCCGAAGCGGAGGCGATGTGCGCCATTGTCAGCCCCGGCCTCGGCAGCCGCCTCCTCTTCTTtcgccgccgcctccccgcaGAAATACCTGCGTATGGAGCCCTCGCCCTTCGGAGAGGTGTCGTCCCGGCTCACCACAG aacAAATACTCTACAACATAAAACAGGAGTACAAACGAATGCAGAAGAGGAGACACTTAGAAAATAACTTCCAGCAGACAGATCCTTGTTGTTCTACTGATGCACAACCACATGCATTTCTCCTTACTGGACCAGCTTTGCCAG GTACTTCATCTGCAGCATCATCACCATTGAAAAAAGAACAGCCCCTGTTTACTCTCAGACAAGTTGGAATGATCTGTGAACGTTTGCTGAAAGAACGTGAAGAGAAAATCCGTGAAGAGTATGAAGAAATTTTGACCACAAAACTTGCAG AACAATACGACGCATTCGTGAAGTTCACGCATGATCAGATCATGCGACGATATGGAGAACAGCCTGCCAGTT atgTTTCATGA